In a genomic window of Rhopalosiphum maidis isolate BTI-1 chromosome 4, ASM367621v3, whole genome shotgun sequence:
- the LOC113557207 gene encoding dnaJ homolog subfamily C member 30, mitochondrial-like, whose protein sequence is MWSNYKRLFNGFSVNTIICVAYKSHYEALNISKTATHKEIKDAYYRLSMIYHPDKNKGSEEAAKIFRDITSAYEVLGNVRQRKLYDSGANLNQKSSQFTTKQQPYETMKTKNDIYKTNVRSRDYNFEKWSKFHYTNAFRQQYETRERHIRNKKNEEYATRLNSYNLLTIMIFSSLFILITMFDHVKKVLIERKRINEYNKKDEQDD, encoded by the coding sequence ATGTGGAGCAATTACAAAAGATTATTTAATGGATTTagtgtaaatacaattatttgtgtaGCTTACAAAAGTCAttatgaagcacttaatatctCTAAAACTGCCACACACAAAGAAATAAAAGATGCTTATTACAGGCtatcaatgatatatcatccagataaaaataaaggaaGTGAAGAAGCTGCAAAAATTTTCCGTGATATAACTTCAGCATATGAAGTCTTGGGAAATGTGCgtcaaagaaaattatatgacAGTGGTGCTAACCTAAATCAAAAATCTTCTCAATTCACTACCAAGCAACAACCTTATGAAACAATGAAAAcgaaaaatgatatttataaaaccaatgTCCGTAGCAGGgactataattttgaaaagtgGTCTAAGTTTCATTATACAAATGCATTTAGGCAACAATATGAAACCCGAGAAAGacatataagaaataaaaagaacGAAGAATATGCTACACGtctaaattcttataatttattaacaattatgattttttcaagtctttttatattaattacaatgttTGATCATGTGAAAAAAGTACTAATTGAACGTAAaagaataaatgaatataataaaaaagatgaACAAGatgattaa
- the LOC113555483 gene encoding U2 small nuclear ribonucleoprotein auxiliary factor 35 kDa subunit-related protein 2 yields the protein MKKHKILRNKWKKIRRKLQRQKKAVKREELFKKQEQNRLNSPTYQNWLKSQEEVEEFERNENERIVVMQYNKWVEREREAIEEWKSLQNKLEKIKQEKAQKELLIKLEWEREQKKIKETEENKKKEEELREEKNAKFIEEIEMYINNLGPLPESINVSTSTRPDQPLCPFFSKVAACRFRENCSRNHVRPGISNTLLIPAFYKNFELNMRYEREFDIDISLECDEKEAYEKFYEFFEDILVELRSYGQIIELNVCRNQEIHLMGNVYVQYRSRRHSLKAYRNLCGRFYGGRKITAEFCNIPSWSEAVCGLFFRKMCPKGKNCNYLHLYKNPGGKYQSKPQRNRNENSNHRENKNISIKTERELQLRTSKEKTNSSQREKRSIDNSSQREKLNTPKWDNTPDRQNKSYRSLNWDSDDD from the coding sequence ATGAAGAAACATAAGATATTACGTAATAAATGGAAAAAGATTCGTCGTAAACTTCAAAGACAAAAAAAAGCAGTAAAACGagaagaattatttaaaaaacaagaaCAAAATCGTTTAAATTCTCCAACATACCAAAATTGGCTAAAAAGTCAAGAAGAAGTTGAGGAGTTTGAACGAAATGAAAATGAACGAATTGTtgttatgcaatataataaatgggtTGAACGAGAGCGTGAAGCTATTGAAGAATGGAAATCTCTACAGAATAAGTtggaaaaaatcaaacaaGAAAAAGCTcaaaaagaattattaattaaactagaATGGGAAAGAGAACAGAAGAAAATTAAAGAAACAgaagaaaataagaaaaaagaagaagaactcagagaagaaaaaaatgctaaatttattgaagaaattgaaatgtatatcAACAATCTAGGTCCGCTTCCTGAATCTATTAATGTTAGTACAAGTACAAGACCAGATCAACCACTTTgtccttttttttcaaaagttgCAGCTTGTCGCTTCCGTGAAAATTGTTCCAGAAATCATGTTCGGCCAGGTATTAGTAATACATTGTTAATTCctgctttttataaaaattttgaattgaacATGCGCTATGAACGTGAATTTGATATTGATATTAGTTTGGAATGTGATGAAAAAGAGGcatatgaaaaattttatgaattttttgaaGATATTTTAGTTGAACTAAGAAGTTATGGACAGATAATTGAACTTAATGTTTGTAGAAATCAAGAAATACATCTAATGGGCAATGTTTATGTCCAATATAGAAGTAGACGGCATTCTTTAAAAGCATATAGAAACTTGTGTGGTCGTTTCTATGGTGGCCGCAAGATAACTGctgaattttgtaatattcctTCATGGTCTGAAGCAGTATGTgggttattttttagaaaaatgtgtccaaaaggaaaaaattgtaattatttgcatttatataaaaatcctGGGGGTAAATATCAATCAAAACCTCAAAGAAATCGAAATGAAAACTCAAATCatagagaaaataaaaatatttctattaaaacagAACGAGAACTACAGTTAAGAACAAGTAAAGAAAAAACGAACAGTTCACAAAGAGAGAAGAGGTCAATAGATAATTCATCTCAAAgagaaaaattgaatacaccaAAATGGGATAACACTCCAGATCGACAAAATAAAAGCTATAGATCACTTAACTGGGACAGTGatgatgattaa
- the LOC113557265 gene encoding actin-related protein 2/3 complex subunit 3, with protein MPAYHSSIKDYQQLTGNMAIVPIKSQYKGPAPLLSPTIADMDIIDEALSFFKANVFFRSYEVKSEADRVVIYITLYITECLKKLQKCQSKDQGMSEMYSLALYRFDIPGEAGFPLNSVYAKPSSTGEADVMRQYLEQLRKETGRRVCEKVFSTDDGKPSKWWLCFARKKFMEKSLLAPGQ; from the exons ATGCCA gcCTATCATTCAAGTATAAAAGATTACCAACAACTAACTGGAAATATGGCAATAGTTCCAATAAAGTCACAATACAAAGGTCCTGCACCTTTGCTCAGCCCAACAATTGCAGACATGGATATAATTGATGAGgcattatctttttttaaagcaaatgtatttttcagaTCCTACGAAGTTAAg agtGAAGCTGATCGTGTTgtgatttatattactttatacataacagagtgtttaaaaaaacttcaaaagtGTCAAAGTAAAGATCAAGGAATGTCTGAAATGTATTCATTGGCACTTTATAGATTTGATATACCTGGAGAGGCTGGGTTTCCATTAAACTCAGTTTATGCTAAACCGTCATCAACTGGTGAAGCAG atgttATGCGTCAATATTTGGAACAATTACGAAAGGAAACTGGCCGAAGAGTTTGTGAAAAAGTATTTTCAACTGACGATGGAAAACCATCTAAATGGTGGTTGTGTTTTGCTCGTAAGAAGTTTATGGAAAAATCATTGCTTGCTCCTGGTCAATAA
- the LOC113555484 gene encoding 2-methoxy-6-polyprenyl-1,4-benzoquinol methylase, mitochondrial, with translation MNLIFNRFNKCVTHYFKFTALYSTQTHFGFQTVDEAEKSKKVHQVFKSVADSYDAMNDVMSCGVHRLWKDELMKTLDPSPRTRLLDVAGGTGDIAFRYLKYISDMKGDGHVTIADINGSMLEEGKKRALNLKLNQDSISWVECDAENLPMESDSYSAYTIAFGIRNVTHIDRALDEAYRVLEPGGRFLCLEFSQVNPAALRWLYDQYSFNVIPVMGHVVAGQWKPYQYLVESIRKFPSQEDFKYMIESAGFRCVTYSNLTFGVVAIHSGFKL, from the exons atgaatcttatatttaatagatttaacaAATGtgttacacattattttaagttcacaGCACTGTACTCAACTCAAACACATTTTGGTTTTCAAACAGTCGACGAAgctgaaaaatcaaaaaaag TGCATCAAGTTTTTAAAAGTGTTGCGGATTCATATGATGCTATGAATGATGTTATGAGTTGTGGTGTACATAGATTATGGAAAGATGAATTGATGAAAACATTGGATCCAAGTCCACGCACACGATTACTGGATGTTGCTGGTGGAACAG gagaTATTgcttttagatatttaaaatatatatctgatATGAAAGGAGATGGACATGTGACAATTGCTGACATTAATGGTTCAATGTTAGAAGAAGGAAAAAAAAGagcattaaatttgaaattaaaccaAGACAGTATATCATGGGTAGAATGTGATGCAGAAAATTTACCAATGGAATCTGATTCCTATTCTGCTTACACAATAGCATTTGGTATTCGTAATGTGACACACATTGATAGAGCTTTAGATGAAGCATATAGAGTACTTGAACCAGGTGGTAGATTTCTTTGTTTAGAATTCAGTCAAGTTAATCCAGCAGCTTTAAGATG gttATATGATCAATATTCATTCAATGTAATCCCTGTTATGGGCCATGTAGTTGCTGGACAGTGGAAACCTTACCAATACTTAGTGGAAAGCATTAGAAAATTTCCATCTCAG gaaGATTTCAAATATATGATCGAGTCAGCAGGCTTTAGATGTGTCACATactcaaatttaacatttggTGTTGTAGCAATTCACTCAGGGTTCaagttataa
- the LOC113555485 gene encoding dynein light chain 1, cytoplasmic yields the protein MSDRKAVIKNADMSEEMQQDAVDCATQALEKYNIEKDIAAYIKKEFDKKYNPTWHCIVGRNFGSYVTHETRHFIYFYLGQVAILLFKSG from the exons ATGTCTGATCGTAAGgcagtaattaaaaatgctgATATGTCTGAAGAGATGCAGCAAGATGCTGTTGATTGTGCTACCCAAGCACtggaaaaatacaatattgaaaag gaCATTGCTGCGTATATTAAGAAAGAATtcgacaaaaaatataatccaaCATGGCATTGTATCGTTGGCCGCAATTTTGGAAGTTACGTCACACATGAAACGAGGCACTTCATATACTTCTATTTGGGCCAGGTGGCCATACTGCTATTTAAGAGCGGTTAA